One Elaeis guineensis isolate ETL-2024a chromosome 10, EG11, whole genome shotgun sequence genomic window carries:
- the LOC105052510 gene encoding stress-related protein encodes MAESNVQPDQIRSEEEQRLRYLELVHVAALQAVVCMATLYEYAKENAGPLKPGVQTVEGTVKTVVGPVYDKFHDVPFEFLKFVDRKVGESVQELERHVPSAVKSVAGEVQRSGVVGTAAGLARSVRARCEPAAERCAVSTWRSLNRLPLFPQVAQRVVVPAAAHLSEGYNRAVSYSAEKGYAVSAYLPLVPTDRIAKVFAASATEGETAAATPPEREITVQ; translated from the exons ATGGCCGAATCCAATGTCCAACCGGATCAGATT AGATCGGAGGAGGAGCAGAGGCTGAGGTACCTGGAGTTGGTGCACGTGGCGGCGCTGCAGGCGGTGGTGTGCATGGCGACGCTGTACGAGTACGCGAAGGAGAACGCGGGGCCGCTGAAGCCCGGCGTCCAGACGGTGGAGGGAACGGTCAAGACCGTCGTCGGCCCTGTCTACGATAAGTTCCACGACGTCCCCTTCGAGTTCCTCAAGTTCGTCGATCGCAAG GTGGGGGAATCGGTTCAGGAGCTGGAGCGTCACGTGCCGTCGGCGGTGAAGTCCGTGGCGGGGGAGGTCCAGCGCTCCGGCGTGGTGGGGACGGCGGCCGGTCTCGCCCGGTCGGTCCGCGCGCGGTGCGAGCCGGCGGCCGAGCGGTGCGCGGTGTCGACCTGGCGGTCGCTGAACCGGCTGCCGCTCTTCCCCCAGGTGGCCCAGCGGGTGGTGGTCCCCGCGGCGGCCCACCTGTCGGAGGGCTACAACCGCGCGGTCTCCTACTCCGCGGAGAAGGGCTACGCCGTGTCCGCCTACCTCCCCCTCGTACCCACCGACCGCATCGCCAAGGTCTTCGCCGCCTCCGCCACCGAGGGTGAGACTGCTGCTGCGACCCCGCCCGAGAGGGAGATCACCGTGCAGTGA